A stretch of the Cheilinus undulatus linkage group 11, ASM1832078v1, whole genome shotgun sequence genome encodes the following:
- the LOC121516986 gene encoding deoxyribonuclease-1-like 2 isoform X1: MRWRSPSLPLLLLFACFLVPIVCKVTKPEFRICAYNLQRFNAMKASNYRVKHALIRILSRCDISLLQEVMDPEGKAIKALLAALNRYSERETDRYENYHYKSVASKSLGTKPDNMQQYVFIYRTETVSVLSQHQYQKKQSFAREPFAVFFQSQKTAIKKFILVPLHTEPKQAVREVDRLYDVFTEVSKKWDNKNVMFLGDFHAGCAHMTKHDKKKIRLFQTKFSWLISDKVDTTVTEDTSCAYDRIVVHGEPFLKGIIPYSAKVFNFGKEFKLPRSKVMEVSDHFPVEVRLKSSALLLQATPLLILLSICMVVQSFVPSL, from the exons ATGAGGTGGCgctctccttctctccctctcctcctcctcttcgcCTGTTTCCTCGTCCCCATAGTCTGCAAAGTGACGAAACCAGAGTTCAGGATCTGTGCATACAATCTGCAGAGATTTAACGCCATGAAAGCATCGAACTACAGAGTGAAGCACGCTCTGATACGG ATTCTGTCCCGCTGTGACATCAGCCTCCTACAGGAAGTGATGGATCCTGAAGGTAAAGCCATCAAAGCTCTGCTGGCGGCCCTCAACAGGTACAGTGAAAG GGAAACTGACAG GTATGAGAACTACCACTATAAGTCCGTGGCCAGTAAGAGTCTGGGAACCAAGCCTGACAACATGCAGCAGTACGTCTTCATCTACAG GACGGAGACGGTGAGCGTGCTCAGTCAGCATCAGTACCAGAAGAAACAATCCTTCGCCAGAGAGCCGTTCGCTGTTTTTTTCCAGAGCCAGAAGACGG CGATCAAGAAGTTTATCCTGGTTCCTCTGCACACGGAGCCCAAACAGGCGGTGCGCGAGGTGGACCGGCTCTACGACGTCTTCACGGAAGTGAGCAAGAAGTGGGACAACAAG AACGTGATGTTCCTGGGAGATTTCCACGCCGGCTGCGCCCACATGACCAAGCATGACAAGAAGAAGATCCGACTGTTCCAGACCAAGTTCTCCTGGCTGATCTCGGACAAAGTGGACACGACCGTCACCGAGGACACCAGCTGTGCTTACGACAG gatCGTGGTGCACGGGGAACCCTTCCTGAAGGGGATCATTCCGTACTCTGCAAAAGTCTTCAACTTTGGGAAAGAGTTCAAACTCCCCCGATCCAAG GTAATGGAAGTTAGCGATCACTTCCCTGTGGAAGTGAGACTAAAGAGCTCCGCCCTCCTCCTACAGGCCACGCCCCTACTGATCCTCCTCAGCATCTGCATGGTTGTCCAATCCTTTGTACCGTCTCTGTGA
- the LOC121516986 gene encoding deoxyribonuclease gamma-like isoform X3 — protein MRWRSPSLPLLLLFACFLVPIVCKVTKPEFRICAYNLQRFNAMKASNYRVKHALIRILSRCDISLLQEVMDPEGKAIKALLAALNRETDRYENYHYKSVASKSLGTKPDNMQQYVFIYRTETVSVLSQHQYQKKQSFAREPFAVFFQSQKTAIKKFILVPLHTEPKQAVREVDRLYDVFTEVSKKWDNKNVMFLGDFHAGCAHMTKHDKKKIRLFQTKFSWLISDKVDTTVTEDTSCAYDRIVVHGEPFLKGIIPYSAKVFNFGKEFKLPRSKVMEVSDHFPVEVRLKSSALLLQATPLLILLSICMVVQSFVPSL, from the exons ATGAGGTGGCgctctccttctctccctctcctcctcctcttcgcCTGTTTCCTCGTCCCCATAGTCTGCAAAGTGACGAAACCAGAGTTCAGGATCTGTGCATACAATCTGCAGAGATTTAACGCCATGAAAGCATCGAACTACAGAGTGAAGCACGCTCTGATACGG ATTCTGTCCCGCTGTGACATCAGCCTCCTACAGGAAGTGATGGATCCTGAAGGTAAAGCCATCAAAGCTCTGCTGGCGGCCCTCAACAG GGAAACTGACAG GTATGAGAACTACCACTATAAGTCCGTGGCCAGTAAGAGTCTGGGAACCAAGCCTGACAACATGCAGCAGTACGTCTTCATCTACAG GACGGAGACGGTGAGCGTGCTCAGTCAGCATCAGTACCAGAAGAAACAATCCTTCGCCAGAGAGCCGTTCGCTGTTTTTTTCCAGAGCCAGAAGACGG CGATCAAGAAGTTTATCCTGGTTCCTCTGCACACGGAGCCCAAACAGGCGGTGCGCGAGGTGGACCGGCTCTACGACGTCTTCACGGAAGTGAGCAAGAAGTGGGACAACAAG AACGTGATGTTCCTGGGAGATTTCCACGCCGGCTGCGCCCACATGACCAAGCATGACAAGAAGAAGATCCGACTGTTCCAGACCAAGTTCTCCTGGCTGATCTCGGACAAAGTGGACACGACCGTCACCGAGGACACCAGCTGTGCTTACGACAG gatCGTGGTGCACGGGGAACCCTTCCTGAAGGGGATCATTCCGTACTCTGCAAAAGTCTTCAACTTTGGGAAAGAGTTCAAACTCCCCCGATCCAAG GTAATGGAAGTTAGCGATCACTTCCCTGTGGAAGTGAGACTAAAGAGCTCCGCCCTCCTCCTACAGGCCACGCCCCTACTGATCCTCCTCAGCATCTGCATGGTTGTCCAATCCTTTGTACCGTCTCTGTGA
- the LOC121516986 gene encoding deoxyribonuclease-1-like 2 isoform X4 codes for MRWRSPSLPLLLLFACFLVPIVCKVTKPEFRICAYNLQRFNAMKASNYRVKHALIRILSRCDISLLQEVMDPEGKAIKALLAALNRYENYHYKSVASKSLGTKPDNMQQYVFIYRTETVSVLSQHQYQKKQSFAREPFAVFFQSQKTAIKKFILVPLHTEPKQAVREVDRLYDVFTEVSKKWDNKNVMFLGDFHAGCAHMTKHDKKKIRLFQTKFSWLISDKVDTTVTEDTSCAYDRIVVHGEPFLKGIIPYSAKVFNFGKEFKLPRSKVMEVSDHFPVEVRLKSSALLLQATPLLILLSICMVVQSFVPSL; via the exons ATGAGGTGGCgctctccttctctccctctcctcctcctcttcgcCTGTTTCCTCGTCCCCATAGTCTGCAAAGTGACGAAACCAGAGTTCAGGATCTGTGCATACAATCTGCAGAGATTTAACGCCATGAAAGCATCGAACTACAGAGTGAAGCACGCTCTGATACGG ATTCTGTCCCGCTGTGACATCAGCCTCCTACAGGAAGTGATGGATCCTGAAGGTAAAGCCATCAAAGCTCTGCTGGCGGCCCTCAACAG GTATGAGAACTACCACTATAAGTCCGTGGCCAGTAAGAGTCTGGGAACCAAGCCTGACAACATGCAGCAGTACGTCTTCATCTACAG GACGGAGACGGTGAGCGTGCTCAGTCAGCATCAGTACCAGAAGAAACAATCCTTCGCCAGAGAGCCGTTCGCTGTTTTTTTCCAGAGCCAGAAGACGG CGATCAAGAAGTTTATCCTGGTTCCTCTGCACACGGAGCCCAAACAGGCGGTGCGCGAGGTGGACCGGCTCTACGACGTCTTCACGGAAGTGAGCAAGAAGTGGGACAACAAG AACGTGATGTTCCTGGGAGATTTCCACGCCGGCTGCGCCCACATGACCAAGCATGACAAGAAGAAGATCCGACTGTTCCAGACCAAGTTCTCCTGGCTGATCTCGGACAAAGTGGACACGACCGTCACCGAGGACACCAGCTGTGCTTACGACAG gatCGTGGTGCACGGGGAACCCTTCCTGAAGGGGATCATTCCGTACTCTGCAAAAGTCTTCAACTTTGGGAAAGAGTTCAAACTCCCCCGATCCAAG GTAATGGAAGTTAGCGATCACTTCCCTGTGGAAGTGAGACTAAAGAGCTCCGCCCTCCTCCTACAGGCCACGCCCCTACTGATCCTCCTCAGCATCTGCATGGTTGTCCAATCCTTTGTACCGTCTCTGTGA
- the LOC121516986 gene encoding deoxyribonuclease gamma-like isoform X2 — MRWRSPSLPLLLLFACFLVPIVCKVTKPEFRICAYNLQRFNAMKASNYRVKHALIRILSRCDISLLQEVMDPEGKAIKALLAALNRYSERYENYHYKSVASKSLGTKPDNMQQYVFIYRTETVSVLSQHQYQKKQSFAREPFAVFFQSQKTAIKKFILVPLHTEPKQAVREVDRLYDVFTEVSKKWDNKNVMFLGDFHAGCAHMTKHDKKKIRLFQTKFSWLISDKVDTTVTEDTSCAYDRIVVHGEPFLKGIIPYSAKVFNFGKEFKLPRSKVMEVSDHFPVEVRLKSSALLLQATPLLILLSICMVVQSFVPSL, encoded by the exons ATGAGGTGGCgctctccttctctccctctcctcctcctcttcgcCTGTTTCCTCGTCCCCATAGTCTGCAAAGTGACGAAACCAGAGTTCAGGATCTGTGCATACAATCTGCAGAGATTTAACGCCATGAAAGCATCGAACTACAGAGTGAAGCACGCTCTGATACGG ATTCTGTCCCGCTGTGACATCAGCCTCCTACAGGAAGTGATGGATCCTGAAGGTAAAGCCATCAAAGCTCTGCTGGCGGCCCTCAACAGGTACAGTGAAAG GTATGAGAACTACCACTATAAGTCCGTGGCCAGTAAGAGTCTGGGAACCAAGCCTGACAACATGCAGCAGTACGTCTTCATCTACAG GACGGAGACGGTGAGCGTGCTCAGTCAGCATCAGTACCAGAAGAAACAATCCTTCGCCAGAGAGCCGTTCGCTGTTTTTTTCCAGAGCCAGAAGACGG CGATCAAGAAGTTTATCCTGGTTCCTCTGCACACGGAGCCCAAACAGGCGGTGCGCGAGGTGGACCGGCTCTACGACGTCTTCACGGAAGTGAGCAAGAAGTGGGACAACAAG AACGTGATGTTCCTGGGAGATTTCCACGCCGGCTGCGCCCACATGACCAAGCATGACAAGAAGAAGATCCGACTGTTCCAGACCAAGTTCTCCTGGCTGATCTCGGACAAAGTGGACACGACCGTCACCGAGGACACCAGCTGTGCTTACGACAG gatCGTGGTGCACGGGGAACCCTTCCTGAAGGGGATCATTCCGTACTCTGCAAAAGTCTTCAACTTTGGGAAAGAGTTCAAACTCCCCCGATCCAAG GTAATGGAAGTTAGCGATCACTTCCCTGTGGAAGTGAGACTAAAGAGCTCCGCCCTCCTCCTACAGGCCACGCCCCTACTGATCCTCCTCAGCATCTGCATGGTTGTCCAATCCTTTGTACCGTCTCTGTGA